CAAAGGTCTCGCTTTCGGCATCGAAAGCGATCTGCTCGGCGCCGAAGACCAGGAAGCGGTCCCGGTAGCGGCCGGCGACCGGGTCGGTGATGCGCTTGAACTCGCTGTATCTGCCGTAAGAGACGAAAGGTGCGGCGTATAGCTGCACGGTCAGATTCGGCGTGATCGTGTAGTCGAGCCGGGTGGTGAGGACGAGGGTCTCCTGATCCAGGCGGCCGAAGATGTAGCGCTCGTCTTCGGCGAACGCGACCGTGTCGATGTATTGTAGCTCGGGCCGGTTGCGCGAGTACTCCGGGCTCAGAGACAACCGGATGGCGTTGGTCGGCCGGTAGGAGAACGTCGCCCAGGCTTGCCGGGAATCGCCGCCGCCGTCGTCGGTCCGGCGCACGTAGCCCCCGAGGTTGACTCTGAGATCGCGCCGTTCGTCCGAGTTGACCCACGCCTCGTAAGCCCAGCTTCCGGGCCAGCGCGACGCCGGCCCGCCGCGCAGCTCGCTGTTGGAGGTGGACTCGCCCCGGCGGGTGATCGAGGCGCCGGCGTGATACTTGTTCTTGAACTGGGCGTTGGTGTTGACGTTGTACCTGGCGCCGAGGAAGTTGCCGGCGTAGTCCCAGTCGAGCCACTGGTTGCCGTTGAGTTGCCAGCGGTCGAAGATGCTGAACGGATTGCGCTTGCTGTAGCCGACCCAGGTGAACTGGTTGATCTGGTCGGCGTTGCGCATGAAGCCCACGTCGTTGATCTCGAAGCCGGGGGAGCGCCAGGCCACCCCGGTCTGGAACATGAGCTCGTGGTTGCTCGTACGCGTGAAGCGAACCGAGCCGGAATGGCCGGCGAGCGATTCCCGGGTGGGATCGAGGGTCGCCGAGTCGTTCCCGGGCCGCTGGTAGTAGCGCGCCGAGGACTCCTGGGCTTCGAGAATAGCCTCCTGACTGCCCCGGATCTCGCTTCCCAGGAGATTCGCTTCGAGCCGGTAGTCGCGGTTCTTGAAATAGGTGCCGAAATCGAGACCGAGAGCGTAGGCCTCTCGGCGCATGGCATTGAGATGGTCGTCATCGAGCTCGCGGCTGACCGCTGTCACCATGCCGCCGATCTGGGTGTCGCCATCCTCGAAGTCCTGCTGCACGCGCCCGACGAAATAGCTGGTCAGCGGCTCGACGGTCAGCCGGCTGCGCTCGCCGTCGAGGTCGACCGCCGCTTCCTCCTTGGCGGTGACGCTTTCCAGCAGGCCCAGCGAGAGGCCGGAGGCGGTCTTGCCACTGAGCTTGAAGGCCCCCAGAATTCTCGTGAATCCAGGGACGTCCACGTAAGCCTCATCGGGAAGGTCCGGGTCGTGCCCCGGCGGGCGTCCGATGCGCCGCGAATAGAACAGGGTGTCCCGAGTGAAGTCGCCGCCGGTGGTGGCCGGGGCGAGACGCAGGTCGAAGATCTCTTTGCCCTCGATGAAAAACGGGCGGCGTTCGTCGAAGAAGGTCTCGAAGGCAGAGAGGTTGACCTCGGAGGGGTCGGCCTCGACCTGTCCGAAGTCCGGGTTGACGGTGAAGTCGAGCGTGAGGTTGCTGGTGATCCCGAGCTTGCCGTCAAGGCCGCCGTCTAGGTTGTCGTCGCTGCCGTCGCGAAAGGGATTGCCGGGCTCCGCCTCGAAACTCTCGCCGCTGGCGACGCCATAGGGTGTCAGCTCGATACGACGCTTCGGCTGCAGGTCGTCGAGGCCGCGCAGCTCTCCGAAGCGGCTCACCCAGCCGTCGACGCCCTTCGGAATCCGTTGCCAGGTCGAGCGCTCCTCGAGCCTGAACAGGCGTCGATGGACCTGCAGCCCCCAGCTCTGTTGGGCCGCGCTGCTGAAGCGGAGCTGGCTCAAAGGGATCCTCATCTCCGCCGTCCAGCCCTCGCCGTCGACCCGCGCGGCTCCGTCCCAGACGGGATTCCAGTTGGAGTCCCAGTCGTCGCCGTCGTTCGAGATGAGCTCGTCGCTGCGCGTTCCGGAGAGGCTGAGAGTGAAGGAGAAGGCGGTGCGGCGATCCTGGTAGCTGTCGATGTTGACCTCGATCCAGTCGCCGGGGAAGTGGTCCCTCCGGGCGAGGATGGGCCTCATCAGCCCCGGATCGTCTTCGAGGCGAAATCCAAAGTAGAGAGCGCTGTCGTCGTAGACGACCTTGAACCGGCTCTGCTGAGTCGGGGGCTCGCCATCCGTAGGATCGCGCTGGATGAAGTTACCCGACCACTCGACGGTGTTCCAGACCGGGTCGTTCAGGACTCCGTCGACGACCGGGGGCTCGCTCGCTATCCTTCGGGTGTCGTAGACACGTGTTGCGATCGTCGGGGCGGTCTGCGCGCCGTCGGATTCGGTGTCCTGGGCCTGAGCCTGTGTCTGAGCGGGGAGGGTCGCCGCCGACAGGGCGAAGATCAGGAGCAGGACCGCGTTCCTCGTAGCTTCAATCGGCACAGACGACTCGCCTCGGCCTCCGCGGGCGTTCCATTCCTATAAACGGACTGGAGATCAGAAAGTTAGCAAATAGAATCCTCGCGGACACGATTCGTAATGTCGGTGCGACGCTCATTTCCTTGACTCCGCATCGGACCCATGCCTCGCGCACCGAGGTCGGGTGTAGGCTTCGAGCAGTGGCCCGTCGATGAACCGAGTTCACCAGCTAACGACCCACGAGGAGTGGGATCAAGCGTGGCCGGTCTTGCAGTCTCTGCGCGTTGAGCTTGACCGCGAGGCCTTCCTCGAATCGCGAGAAGACCTGACCTCGAGCGGGTACGAGCTCTTCGGGTTGATCGCGGAGGGGAGAGTCGTGAGTGTTGTCGGGCTCGTGATCCATGCGCACGTGCTTCGCGGCAGCGATTGTCGGTTGTGCGATCTAGCGACTCTGGAAGCTGAGCGTTCGAAGGGATTCGGGAAAGAGCTCGTTCGGTTCGTGGAGCGGTACGCGAGGGATCGTGGGTGCAGGCGGGTCCACATCCATACTGGGCTTCATCGCGCCGACGCGCAGCGATTCTATGAAGAGCACGTCGGATGGGAGAAGAGTGCGGTCGTGTACAAGAAGAGACTCTGAGCGTACCCGCAGGACGACGTCGAGGATCCCTAGGACCGGGCTCGTCGCCGAGGACGATGGCCCGGGCTCCAGGGATCGAGCGACCTCTATGCCGCCACCCTAGGGGTTGATGTTCTCCCCCTTCTCGAGGCGAGCGATCTGGGCCTCCAGGTTCTGCTTCTGCGCTCCAGCCGGGGCGCGGGTCAGGGCGATGCGGGCGTGCTCCAGGGCCTTCTCGAAATTACCTTCCTCCGAGTAGACGCGCGCCATGCCGAAGTCGACCGGCCACTCTCCCGAGTGCCTCTCGTGGTTTTTGCGGAAGATGACGTTGGCGGCTTCCATCTGACCCTGCTGCTGCAGGCCCCGGGCGGCCATGTGTACGAGGACCACGGTCGCCGTGGGATGCTCGATCGCCTGGTCGAGGGTTTCCATGGCCTCCTCACCTCGGCCGACGCTGTTGAGGATCTGGGCTTTGTTCGAGATCGTCTGGAAGTTCGCGTTGGCGGCGATGGCGGCGTCCGCCCATTTCACCGCATCGTCATGGTAGGCGTCCTGTTGGGAGGCCCATTGGGACGCCCGGACGAAGTTCTGGAAGCTGAACCCCACGGCGCCTGTGAGCTCCGCGGTCATCGTCTGATGGTAGAGCTCCGAGATGTTCGGAACCGAGACGCGGAAGGGCACCCGGAGGTTCTCCCAGTGCAGTACGGCCAGGGTGGTGTCGAGCTGGCGGTCGTCGAACTCGAAGGTCAGCCACTCTCTGAAGAAATCGGTCTTTTCGGGTTTCACCGTGACCTGCAGGGCGTCGAGGTCCGGCTCGTAGAAGAAGCTGCCCCAGGCGGAGGCATTGCGGTTGAAGATGATCGTCCACTCGTCTTCGCCGGGAGCCATGAACAGGGCATACTTGCCGGCCGCCAGGGGCTCGCTCTCGATCTCGACATCGTGGGAGACGGTGATGGTCGTGTTCTCGTTCGCGCCGACCCGCCACGGCATGTTCTCCGCGGTGCCAAACCCCGGGTAGAAGGGATTGGGCGCGATACCCCATGGCACGAGCTGGCCCCAGATCTTGCCGGTCCGGTCGTCGCCCGCCGGGCTGGTGACGTCGGGACTGTTGTAGTCGATGGTCACGGAGGCCATCCCCAGGTACTGGGTGACGACGGAACGCTGGTTGGCCCCGGGCGGTGGGGTCGTCAGGCGCTGGGCGCTGAGGCTTCCCGTCGGGGCTACGAGAAGAAGGAGGGCAAGAATGAAGCGGGCCGACCTTATATGCATGGATGATCTCCTGTCAGGTTCCGAAAGAAGTGTGCACAGGACACGGTGATTCCTGAGAAACGCCTATCTTCTACGGAATCGGACGGACGAAGTTGCCTAGCAGGGCGGCTGGCAGCAACCCCCTGCAAGCGATTGCCCGCGAGGGGGCGATCAGTTCGGCCAGAGCCAGCCGAAGACGCCCCCGGTCAGAAGAGCGTAGACCAGGCCATCGAAGATGTGCTTGGCGGAAGTGCTCCAGGGCTGACCCTTCCAGATCGACTCGGTGGCGGCGGAGCCGGCCTAGCCGAGGAACGCCGCCGTGCCGGCGATACGAAAGACCGTCAGGTAATCGGCAGCCGGGCAGTGCGGCAGGTAATAGTGGCCTGGCGAGACTTTTTCGGATCTCATAGCCGCCATCACGTTGTCCTCACCGGGCATCGCGCTGTAGTCGCTGCGGTGGTACTTCAGCACCATGTGGAGGATCGAGCTAGCGATGAAAACCACCACCGCCGAGAGCAGGATCGGAAGCCAGAGCGCCGTCAGATAAACCATATCTACCTCTTTGTTGACTGCGCCCGCCGGGCTACGGTTCGGCTCGGGCGGGTGCCGACGATTCGCGGAATTGGGGACGGCCGCGATACTAGCAGCTCCCGACGGGGTTTCGAGGAACACGAACACCCTCCGGGCTAGAATCCGGGAGCCGGCCCCAGGGCCGGCACGCTTTCAATCACTGGAAAGGAGACACATATGAGAAAGATCCTGATTTGCGCAACCATGGTCGCCATCGCGCTCGTGACTGCCGCGCCGTCTCAGGCGGGCGCCGACGCAGCCAGCGTCTTCGAACAGCTCAAGACGCTCCAAGGCACTTGGACGGGCACCCCGGAAGGGAAGGGAGAAGAGGCTTCCGCGGAGGCCGAGAGAGTCTCCGAGGTGGTTCACGAGTTTGCGGTCTCGGCCGCCGGTACGGTGGTCATGGAAACGATGGGTCCCGGCTCGGACCACGAGATGATCAACATGTACCACTTGGACGGCGACGATCTGGTCCTGACACACTACTGCGCCGGCGGCAACCAGCCCCGGATGCGTCTCGACCGAGAGGCCAGCAGCGCGGACAGCTTTGTCTTCGAGTTCTCCGGTGGGACCAACCTGGATCCGGCGGTCGACGAGCACATCCACTCGGCCAGTATCCGAATGCTGGAGGACGGCCGCCTCGATAGCGTCTGGCAGGCGCACTCCGGGGGCGAGCAGGTGGGTGAGATGGCGTTTCATCTGTCCCGATCCGGTGCCGAGCAGTAGTGCATGACCATTGACAACTGGTAGATTTGGTTACGTGGATCGCCCAGGAATAGGAAGGAGCTGTAGGGAATGACGAAGCTGATGAGACCAACCGGGTTCGGATTGATCGTCATAGTGGCCCTCGCCGTGTTGCTGGTGTCGCCGGCGGCTGCAAAGCCCGCCAGAGATGCGGGAGGCGCGCAGACCGTTGTCGAAGTCGAGTTCCTCGGGGAAATCGTCGTGCCGACGGGCACGGTCTTCGACGGCACGGAGATCGGCGGCCTGTCGAGCATCACCTTCGACGCTCGCCGGAACGTCTACTACGCGCTATCCGACGATCAGGGCAATCGGCCGACGGCGGACCCCGTCCGGTACTACACCGTTGCCATCGACCTGGCCGATGGAACCCTGGATGCCGGGGACGTGGAGTTCGTTGCCGTCACTCAGCTGTTCGAGAGAAGGAAGATACCGTTCCCGCCCGGCGGTCTCGATCCGGAGGGTTTCGTGCTCGGTCGCGCGGGATTCCTCTTCATGTCCTCGGAGGGGAACATCTTCGCGAATCCAATCATCGACCCGTTCATCAAGCGCTACAACCGGAACGGACGCGCCACCGCAAACCTGCCGATCCCGGACAAGTACATCCCGAACGGCATCGACAAAGGCGTGAGGTTCAACCTCTCGTTCGAGAGCCTGAACGTGACGCCCGACGGACGCAGCCTGATCACGGCGGGCGAGGGCGCACTGTTCCAGGACGGGCCTGCCTCCGGCTTCACGAATGGCAGCCTCGCACGCATCCTCGTCTATGACCTGAGGAAGCGCAGGCCGATCACCGAGTACGTGTACGAGGTGGCGCCGTGGGCGGAGCCGTCGGCGATCTTTGGGGTAAACGGGATCGTCGAAGTCCTGCCGATCGACGACGTCGGGACCATGCTGGTAATGGAGCGATCGTTCTCGGTCGGAGGTGTCCTCGGTGGCGGCACCGGAAACGTAGTCGTGATCAACGAGATCTCGACGCAGGGCGCGACCGACGTCTTGGGCATCGACGCCCTCTACGACGGCGGTTCTCCCATCGCCTTCACACCGGTATCGCAGCGGGAGATTTTCGCATTCGACGATCTAAGTATCCCGATCGACAACATCGAGGGGATGACGTTTGGCCCGCCTCTACCTGACGGGCGGCAGACACTGGTCATCGTCAGCGACAACAACTTCTCCGCCGGGCAGTTCACTCAGTTCGTCGTGCTGGCCTTGGACGTCGCCCCGGTGGAGTGAACCGGCGGAACAAGCTGCACGCAGCATCGGGAGGTCCGC
The bacterium genome window above contains:
- a CDS encoding carbohydrate binding family 9 domain-containing protein, which codes for MPIEATRNAVLLLIFALSAATLPAQTQAQAQDTESDGAQTAPTIATRVYDTRRIASEPPVVDGVLNDPVWNTVEWSGNFIQRDPTDGEPPTQQSRFKVVYDDSALYFGFRLEDDPGLMRPILARRDHFPGDWIEVNIDSYQDRRTAFSFTLSLSGTRSDELISNDGDDWDSNWNPVWDGAARVDGEGWTAEMRIPLSQLRFSSAAQQSWGLQVHRRLFRLEERSTWQRIPKGVDGWVSRFGELRGLDDLQPKRRIELTPYGVASGESFEAEPGNPFRDGSDDNLDGGLDGKLGITSNLTLDFTVNPDFGQVEADPSEVNLSAFETFFDERRPFFIEGKEIFDLRLAPATTGGDFTRDTLFYSRRIGRPPGHDPDLPDEAYVDVPGFTRILGAFKLSGKTASGLSLGLLESVTAKEEAAVDLDGERSRLTVEPLTSYFVGRVQQDFEDGDTQIGGMVTAVSRELDDDHLNAMRREAYALGLDFGTYFKNRDYRLEANLLGSEIRGSQEAILEAQESSARYYQRPGNDSATLDPTRESLAGHSGSVRFTRTSNHELMFQTGVAWRSPGFEINDVGFMRNADQINQFTWVGYSKRNPFSIFDRWQLNGNQWLDWDYAGNFLGARYNVNTNAQFKNKYHAGASITRRGESTSNSELRGGPASRWPGSWAYEAWVNSDERRDLRVNLGGYVRRTDDGGGDSRQAWATFSYRPTNAIRLSLSPEYSRNRPELQYIDTVAFAEDERYIFGRLDQETLVLTTRLDYTITPNLTVQLYAAPFVSYGRYSEFKRITDPVAGRYRDRFLVFGAEQIAFDAESETFEVDEDGNGTVDYDFDGPDFDARFLNANVVVRWEYTPGSTVFVVWTQSRESSDLLAPDGDFQEGLDDLFSVEPEDIFLVKFSKWLAF
- a CDS encoding esterase-like activity of phytase family protein — protein: MTKLMRPTGFGLIVIVALAVLLVSPAAAKPARDAGGAQTVVEVEFLGEIVVPTGTVFDGTEIGGLSSITFDARRNVYYALSDDQGNRPTADPVRYYTVAIDLADGTLDAGDVEFVAVTQLFERRKIPFPPGGLDPEGFVLGRAGFLFMSSEGNIFANPIIDPFIKRYNRNGRATANLPIPDKYIPNGIDKGVRFNLSFESLNVTPDGRSLITAGEGALFQDGPASGFTNGSLARILVYDLRKRRPITEYVYEVAPWAEPSAIFGVNGIVEVLPIDDVGTMLVMERSFSVGGVLGGGTGNVVVINEISTQGATDVLGIDALYDGGSPIAFTPVSQREIFAFDDLSIPIDNIEGMTFGPPLPDGRQTLVIVSDNNFSAGQFTQFVVLALDVAPVE
- a CDS encoding GNAT family N-acetyltransferase, encoding MNRVHQLTTHEEWDQAWPVLQSLRVELDREAFLESREDLTSSGYELFGLIAEGRVVSVVGLVIHAHVLRGSDCRLCDLATLEAERSKGFGKELVRFVERYARDRGCRRVHIHTGLHRADAQRFYEEHVGWEKSAVVYKKRL
- a CDS encoding DUF2911 domain-containing protein; the encoded protein is MHIRSARFILALLLLVAPTGSLSAQRLTTPPPGANQRSVVTQYLGMASVTIDYNSPDVTSPAGDDRTGKIWGQLVPWGIAPNPFYPGFGTAENMPWRVGANENTTITVSHDVEIESEPLAAGKYALFMAPGEDEWTIIFNRNASAWGSFFYEPDLDALQVTVKPEKTDFFREWLTFEFDDRQLDTTLAVLHWENLRVPFRVSVPNISELYHQTMTAELTGAVGFSFQNFVRASQWASQQDAYHDDAVKWADAAIAANANFQTISNKAQILNSVGRGEEAMETLDQAIEHPTATVVLVHMAARGLQQQGQMEAANVIFRKNHERHSGEWPVDFGMARVYSEEGNFEKALEHARIALTRAPAGAQKQNLEAQIARLEKGENINP